A single region of the Schizosaccharomyces osmophilus chromosome 3, complete sequence genome encodes:
- the trm5 gene encoding tRNA (guanine(37)-N(1))-methyltransferase activity Trm5: MEEELRLDPVNMSPFSKVVDKGLFNKSFNLVAARVLPQKVGILNKICRKDLLELPRVKHVYQDQDHKLVLLNQKATLDGTEGLSETTKSFINENNVKLVPFKLNVDYDYWRAEDILDAILPPGQKEEHPSGFTAVGHIAHMNLREEWLPYKHLIGQVILDKNPSIKTVVNKTDSIDTKFRTFQMEVLAGDPDFMVVQSESNCKFRFDFSKVYWNSRLSTEHDRLVSQFQEGEAVCDIMAGVGPFACPAGKKRVIVFANDLNPSSYESLAENVQINKVGDFVKAYNQDGREFIRSATEELLEFSEQETIELPPPKKLAKGNTMDTPSSSSSKRDIRIPPVFSHYVMNLPGSALEFLDAFNGCYEGKEHLFENRSLPKVHVHCFSRYDPPVEDILNRIEASMRYRLQPEELSLHYVRKVAPKKDMYCCTFTLPKSVIFGKK; the protein is encoded by the exons atggaagaagagTTGCGATTAGATCCAGTTAATATGAGCCCTTTCTCAAAAGTTGTTGACAAAGGTCTTTTTAATAAGTCTTTTAATCTCGTAGCTGCTCGGGTTCTTCCTCAAAAAGTGGgtattttgaacaaaatttGTCGCAA AGATTTGTTGGAGCTACCGCGAGTAAAACATGTGTACCAGGATCAAGACCATAAACTGGTACTCTTAAATCAAAAAGCTACATTAGATG GGACTGAGGGGCTTTCGGAAACAACCAAGTCATTcattaatgaaaacaatGTTAAATTAGTTCCGTTTAAGCTTAACGTAGATTATGACTACTGGAGAGCTG AGGACATTTTAGATGCTATTCTTCCTCCTGGTCAAAAAGAGGAGCATCCTTCTGGATTTACTGCTGTAGGTCATATTGCTCATATGAACTTACGAGAAGAATGGCTTCCGTATAAGCACCTCATAGGTCAAGTCATCCTTGATAAAAATCCTTCTATTAAGACAGTTGTGAACAAAACAGACAGTATTGACACTAAGTTCAGAACGTTCCAAATGGAAGTTCTAGCCGGAGACCCAGATTTCATGGTGGTTCAG TCTGAATCCAACTGCAAATTTCGATTTGACTTTTCCAAGGTGTATTGGAATTCTCGCCTTAGCACCGAACACGATCGCTTGGTAAGCCAATTCCAAGAAGGCGAAGCGGTTTGTGATATTATGGCCGGCGTTGGTCCCTTCGCATGCCCTGCAGGTAAAAAGCGGGTTATCGTTTTTGCGAATGATCTAAATCCTTCAAGCTACGAAAGTTTGGCTGAAAATGTTCAGATCAATAAG GTCGGAGACTTTGTAAAAGCATATAACCAAGATGGTCGCGAATTTATCCGTTCGGCTACTGAAGAATTGTTGGAATTTTCAGAGCAAGAAACCATAGAACTCCCTCCCCCAAAAAAGCTTGCAAAAGGAAACACAATGGAtactccttcttcttcttcttccaaacgTGACATTCGTATCCCACCAGTATTTTCTCACTATGTCATGAACCTTCCTGGCTCTGCTTTAGAATTTTTGGATGCCTTTAATGGATGttatgaaggaaaagagcACTTATTTGAAAACCGTTCACTCCCAAAAGTCCATGTTCATTGCTTTTCGAGATACGATCCTCCGGTCGAAGACATACTAAAC CGAATTGAGGCATCCATGAGATATCGATTGCAACCCGAAGAATTAAGTTTGCATTATGTTCGTAAAGTAGCTCCAAAGAAG GATATGTATTGCTGCACTTTCACTTTACCAAAGTCTgttatttttggaaaaaaataa
- a CDS encoding alpha-amylase-like protein encodes MSSTLQQSTQRWKPQCIYQILTDRFAFSDEDHPKAPSTGRMYLGGTWRGIARKLDYIQDLGCTAIWISPIVKNIEDVTGYGQGYHGYWAQDLLDVNPHFGTKQDLIDLVQQVHDRNMLCMVDIVVNHMAHAGSGEIDYSKYRPFKSEADYHPRRYVQNYDDTIDCETGWLGDDTVGLLDIRTEEPRVQAFFQDWIRDLVQTYHFDGLRIDTVKHVHREFYPPFIEASKVFTFGEVFHGDPRYVGDYLQYMPSSINYPLYYQIRKAFAQLPRISMKEFYDKAVLEARAYIPDTTILGNFIENHDVPRILSMTSDSSLLLNTLVALMYLDGIPIVFQGQEQMFVGGDDPENRNALWSSHYDTTHFMFSVLSKMIHVRQSLIRKFPEFCNTLSRCLYLDNHNYVFERPGCIVCLCNGGSNSVFKFPVTVSVEQGSVARFMDIWTEEIFEAAPSSPSTLNLIVDAGLPKVLVHLSSIPR; translated from the exons ATGAGCTCAACATTGCAGCAAAGCACCCAGCGCTGGAAACCCCAGTGCATCTATCAAATCCTGACAGAtcgctttgctttttccgATGAGGATCATCCCAAAGCTCCATCCACCGGTCGCATGTATCTCGGGGGAACCTGGCGTGGAATCGCTCGTAAACTCGACTACATTCAAGATTTGGGATGTACGGCTATATGGATTAGCCCCATCGTAAAAAATATCGAAGATGTTACCGGCTACGGTCAAGGGTACCATGGATATTGGGCCCAGGATTTGCTTGACGTAAATCCTCATTTCGGTACCAAACAGGACTTGATCGACCTTGTCCAACAAGTTCATGACCGCAACATGCTCTGCATGGTCGATATCGTCGTCAACCACATGGCCCATGCTGGGTCAGGTGAAATCGACTACTCCAAGTATCGTCCATTCAAATCGGAGGCAGACTATCATCCTAGAAGGTACGTCCAAAATTACGATGATACCATCGATTGTGAAACTGGTTGGCTTGGCGATGATACCGTCGGTCTTTTAGATATTCGTACAGAAGAACCTCGTGTCCAAGCGTTTTTTCAAGATTGGATTCGCGACCTCGTTCAAACCTATCATTTCGACGGCCTTCGTATTGATACCGTGAAGCATGTTCACAGAGAATTTTATCCTCCTTTTATTGAAGCCTCCAAAGTTTTCACCTTTGGCGAAGTCTTTCATGGGGATCCAAGATACGTTGGAGATTACCTTCAGTACATGCCTTCTTCCATCAATTATCCCCTCTACTACCAAATTCGAAAAGCCTTTGCTCAGCTTCCTCGCATCTCCatgaaagaattttatGACAAAGCTGTTTTAGAAGCCCGTGCTTATATTCCTGATACAACCATTCTTGGAAACTTTATAGAAAATCACGATGTCCCCCGGATCCTTAGCATGACTTCAGATTCTTCG TTGCTGCTAAACACTTTGGTCGCTCTTATGTACTTGGATGGAATTCCCATTGTTTTTCAAGGCCAAGAACAAATGTTTGTTGGAGGCGATGATCCTGAAAACAGAAATGCTCTTTGGAGCAGTCATTACGATACTACCCATTTCATGTTTAGTGTTCTCTCGAAAATGATTCACGTTCGTCAATCTCTTATTCGAAAATTCCCTGAATTCTGTAATACTTTGTCTCGTTGTCTCTACTTGGACAATCACAACTATGTTTTCGAGCGTCCTGGTTGCATCGTTTGCTTATGCAATGGAGGCTCAAATTCCGTATTTAAATTTCCTGTAACAGTTTCGGTAGAACAAGGTTCAGTTGCTCGGTTTATGGATATATGGACGGAAGAAATTTTCGAAGCCGCCCCATCATCACCCTCAACCCTGAATCTCATAGTCGATGCAGGACTTCCAAAG GTTCTTGTTCACTTGTCATCCATACCCAGGTAA
- the cdc1 gene encoding DNA polymerase delta small subunit Cdc1, with product MSAVRTSVPCQELNRLQLDLHQQTFSQQYSSIYFARLTALRPKVVHAGRKRWPNHPELSRVLDVRNDQNCWVIGTAYMTSNLKPNVMDDVTQLHTIVTASENSPYVSLENGDANDIQYSLEDSYGRVDCAGSIMYDAGVVTGVVMAALGHEDEAGRFVVIDVCFPETMPPTDSIPMSIDRKEDAAPEFLAVVSGLGLSNDGIEGIGLHQIVDYLRGALPSMSSSFDPTSIKRFMILGNCLAPAMEISDSSTPSVPVGKKKVKRYGYDTSSYNPNPTIQLDAFLHQLCSVVDVTLIPGPYDYSTNILPQQPLHPALLQNAKAWIGSSLQTTTNPTWLSIHNNLTLASSGQNIDDLRKYHPYKSSLQLMENTILWNHITPTSPDTLWCYPFTDRDTFVMDELPNLYLCGNQPKFGTKMIQSQSKSVRLVSVPEFRKTGIITLINLKNLDVRALVFPRKSDISEVTTPNVE from the exons ATGTCTGCTGTTCGCACTTCTGTGCCTTGTCAAGAACTAAATCGACTCCAACTCGACTTACATCAGCAGACCTTCAGTCAGCAATATTCAAGCATCTACTTTGCCCGGCTAACTGCTCTTCGTCCAAAAGTCGTCCATGCCGGTCGCAAGAGATGGCCCAACCATCCCGAACTGAGTCGCGTTTTGGATGTACGAAATGATCAAAACTGCTGGGTCATCGGTACCGCCTACATGACCTCCAACTTGAAGCCAAATGTTATGGACGATGTCACTCAACTTCACACCATCGTCACCGCTTCCGAAAATTCTCCCTATGTCTCTCTCGAAAACGGCGACGCCAACGATATCCAATATTCCCTCGAGGACAGCTATGGCCGTGTCGATTGTGCTGGTTCCATCATGTACGACGCCGGAGTTGTCACCGGTGTTGTGATGGCCGCTCTTGGTCATGAAGATGAGGCTGGCCGCTTCGTTGTTATTGACGTGTGCTTTCCCGAAACCATGCCCCCAACCGACTCCATACCAATGTCCATCGACCGGAAAGAGGACGCTGCTCCTGAATTTTTAGCCGTCGTCAGTGGATTAGGTCTTTCCAACGACGGTATTGAGGGAATCGGTCTGCACCAAATCGTCGACTACCTTCGGGGTGCTCTTCCATCCATGAGTTCTTCCTTTGATCCCACCTCCATCAAGCGCTTCATGATCCTTGGTAACTGTCTCGCTCCAGCTATGGAAATCTCCGATTCCTCCACTCCCTCTGTTCCggttggaaagaaaaaagtaaagcGTTATGGGTATGATACGTCAAGCTATAATCCAAATCCGACTATACAGCTAGATGCCTTTTTACATCAACTTTGTTCCGTGGTAGATGTAACCCTAATCCCTGGTCCCTATGATTACAGTACAAATATCCTTCCTCAGCAGCCTCTTCATCCAGCGCTCTtacaaaatgcaaaagcaTGGATTGGAAGTTCCCTGCAAACAACTACAAATCCTACTTGGCTTTCTATTCATAACAATCTGACGCTTGCAAGCAGTGGACAGAATATCGATGATCTTCGTAAATATCACCCTTACAAGTCCTCCTTGCAATTGATGGAAAATACCATTTTATGGAATCATATAACCCCTACTAGTCCTGATACTCTAT GGTGCTATCCATTTACTGACCGAGATACTTTTGTCATGGACGAGTTGCCAAATCTATATTTATGCGGAAACCAACCAAAATTCGGTACAAAAATGATCCAAAGTCAGTCCAAGTCCGTCCGACTCGTATCCGTTCCAGAGTTCCGTAAAACTGGCATTATAACGTTAATTAATCTCAAGAACTTGGATGTACGTGCATTAGTATTTCCTCGAAAATCAGACATATCTGAAGTGACCACGCCAAACGTTGAATAA
- a CDS encoding Obg-like protein ATPase, OLA1-like protein, with translation MPPKKQQQAEVRVQWGRPGNNLKTGIVGMPNVGKSTFFRAITKSVLGNPANYPYATIEPEEAKVAVPDDRFHWLCETYKPKSKVPAFLTIFDIAGLTKGASTGAGLGNAFLSHVRAVDAIYQIVRAFDDAEIVHVEGDVDPIRDLAIIRDELLIKDAEFVEKHLEGVRKITSRGANTLEMKAKKEEQAIVERVYEFLTVNKQPIRKGQWSNREVELINTLYLLTAKPVVYLVNMSERDFVRQKNKYLPKIKAWVDEFSPGDTFIPMSVAFEERLTSMSEEEVAEECKRLQTKSMLPKIIITGYTALNLINYFTCGEDEVRSWTVRKGIKAPQAAGVIHTDFEKAFICGEIMHYQDLVDHKTENACRAAGKYMTKGKEYLMESGDIAHWKAGRR, from the coding sequence ATGCCTCCCAAAAAGCAACAGCAGGCCGAAGTACGCGTCCAATGGGGTCGTCCCGGTAACAACTTGAAGACTGGTATTGTTGGTATGCCCAACGTTGGTAAGTCTACCTTCTTCCGTGCCATCACCAAGTCTGTTTTGGGTAACCCTGCAAACTACCCCTACGCTACCATCGAGCCCGAAGAAGCCAAGGTTGCTGTTCCCGATGACCGTTTTCACTGGCTCTGCGAGACCTATAAGCCCAAGAGCAAGGTCCCAGCTTTCTTGACTATCTTTGATATCGCCGGTCTTACCAAGGGTGCTAGTACTGGTGCCGGTTTAGGTAACGCATTCTTGTCCCACGTTCGTGCAGTGGACGCTATCTATCAGATCGTTCGTGCTTTCGACGATGCTGAAATTGTTCACGTCGAAGGTGATGTTGATCCTATTCGTGACTTGGCCATTATTCGTGATGAATTGTTGATCAAGGATGCTGAATTCGTCGAGAAGCACCTTGAGGGTGTCCGTAAGATCACTTCCCGTGGTGCTAACACCTTGGAAATGAAGGCCAAGAAGGAGGAGCAAGCTATAGTTGAACGTGTATATGAATTTTTGACCGTCAACAAGCAACCCATCCGTAAGGGACAATGGTCTAACCGTGAGGTCGAATTGATCAACACCTTATACCTTTTGACTGCCAAGCCCGTCGTCTACCTTGTTAACATGAGTGAGCGCGACTTCGTTCGTCAAAAGAACAAGTACCTCCCCAAGATTAAGGCTTGGGTTGATGAATTCAGCCCTGGTGACACCTTTATTCCCATGTCTGTTGCTTTCGAAGAGCGCTTGACTTCCATGAGTGAAGAGGAAGTTGCTGAAGAATGCAAGCGTCTTCAAACCAAGAGCATGCTCCCCAAGATTATCATCACCGGTTACACTGCTTTGAACCTCATCAACTACTTCACATGTGGTGAAGATGAAGTTCGTTCCTGGACCGTCCGTAAGGGTATTAAGGCTCCTCAAGCCGCTGGTGTCATTCACACCGATTTCGAAAAGGCTTTCATTTGTGGTGAAATCATGCACTATCAAGATTTAGTCGACCACAAGACTGAAAATGCTTGCCGTGCCGCTGGTAAGTATATGACCAAGGGTAAAGAATACTTAATGGAGAGTGGTGACATTGCTCACTGGAAGGCCGGAAGACGCTAA
- the ppk18 gene encoding Greatwall kinase Ppk18 encodes MQEADQKQAIELTHGIENVYVLELSLEGNILYGTNNFTELVGIPGLTLFGKSVQSLLQDDDKFNWATQQLLDDDSKSVRISLTLSPITQAEEQIFFEDEEMEAPVEQPLELDCIGILIRDSQTNAPSYTLWVLRPIKLFAEIKQEIGRQLTQFLGFGAHLLAEHLHKIKEIPFSNPPPPFQTILCRVCDREIQNWFFEQHSEYCLLTHHAEARVQRANDMLNEQRNVLQTLLDTLDSTGYQEYPSVYYTDMALATVLPPSLQGFLQSHCSQNKKSEKVRHFLYSMLLETLRFIDCSLAIHVPSLPSNEDDHQEMPFNSIRLLSPASEVLSAKSLSWCLPQVEDPGLKKLFDDSNALVQAKLDANTRLMNIVYYAERLRCEVEDQVQSIVEQYAQDQDQDIQPSSLIKDDLDPSLLDQPESPSPSFHPFSVDSSASSYSLGPNSSRIPALSRTNFESVTPAGEKAIHSSGKNARQYFPNLGSGNSPSNNSITSIPISSRRKSVSTMNAIYGVGSYTSDSSPKLKPSLSLERSSLSKNIDSLGQPLSKQVGISTIASSNSTSKGNPSIRDYEIIKPISRGTFGTVYLSKKKSVGELYAIKVLRKADMIMKNQVANVKAEKAILMAQEESPFIAKLYYAFQSKDYLYLVMEYMNGGDCASLLKSLYAIPESWVKIYLAEVVLGLEHLHKLGIIHRDIKPENILMSYNGHLKLADFGLSQMGLSTRQFRLQKAKSSLSPPSYQSLTYYTDSNEPLTSSPSILPANVGFNSLIRDSPRKKRNESFLFSYKSENEGFESSSSESTNKNGESGSEFESQKRSRAFSNQSVPFFKMSDAPRKFVGTPDYLAPETIQGSNQDDMVDWWALGCVSFEFLFGYPPFHSNTPEEVFDNIVANRVNWPDLDMYPCSAEALDLMKSFLILNPEDRIGAKGIHEIKQHPFFEGINWNDILSHDAPFVPSLETPLDTIYFDDRGAVNSDGNVTPYDAVEEDSMNSGESSRRMQTSLNRQSHFRERSLSGRRYRRLSENMNEFDEFGSFSYKNLSVLDRANKNAIDKIRSDLKSKLHITPPAPSSAQNSEVSSAKGFDNQQPYSPGIPSFSSVFSSQESTPRKASGVSGEYDLKTKVESAKPNATDFVKQLHLRKHSVTNASIASSESDEFYTLDLIQTNNLSTDQLTTLKSDEIQSSPISSPSVNSPTTLTPIAPLKVVVCVDKVSSFSELISRLKSYKFQVTVVDDEDKILRVLMSDEKFSLIFLQLDLIRISGISILKIVRSSSCPNRNTPAIALLPSRIDINAAVPRLFDGRLYLPINSYLLRGYIARLCNR; translated from the exons ATGCAAGAGGCGGATCAAAAGCAAGCAATTGAATTGACTCACGGAATCGAGAATGTTTATGTATTAGAATTGTCCTTGGAAGGCAATATATTATATGGGACGAATAACTTTACTGAGCTGGTTGG AATCCCTGGTTTGActttatttggaaaaagtgTCCAAAGTTTACTGCAAGATGACGATAAATTCAACTGGGCTACCCAGCAACTACTTGACGATGACTCCAAGAGCGTTCGTATCTCTTTAACCCTGTCTCCAATAACCCAGGCCGAAGAGCAAATATTTTtcgaagatgaagaaatggaagCCCCCGTAGAACAACCACTTGAACTTGATTGCATTGGAATCCTCATTCGCGATTCACAAACGAACGCTCCCTCTTATACCTTATGGGTTTTGAGGCCTATCAAACTTTTTGCCGAAATCAAACAAGAAATCGGGCGTCAACTCACTCAGTTCCTTGGCTTTGGTGCTCATTTACTCGCTGAACATCTTCACAAAATCAAGGAAATCCCCTTTTCGAATCCCCCGCCACCTTTCCAAACGATCCTTTGTCGCGTTTGCGACCGTGAAATCCAGAATTGGTTCTTTGAACAGCACTCCGAGTACTGTTTGCTTACCCATCATGCAGAAGCCCGCGTGCAAAGAGCCAATGATATGCTAAATGAGCAAAGGAACGTTTTGCAAACCCTTTTGGATACTTTGGATTCCACAGGCTACCAAGAATATCCTAGCGTGTATTATACGGATATGGCATTGGCCACCGTCCTTCCTCCCTCTCTTCAGGGTTTCTTACAGTCACACTGTTCTCAAAATAAGAAATCCGAAAAAGTCCGCCATTTCCTTTACAGCATGCTCCTGGAAACCCTTCGGTTCATCGACTGTTCTCTCGCCATTCACGTTCCTTCCTTACCCTCTAATGAAGATGACCATCAAGAGATGCCTTTTAACTCTATTCGTCTCCTTTCTCCCGCCAGCGAGGTTTTGAGTGCAAAATCCTTATCATGGTGTTTGCCTCAAGTTGAGGATCCTGGTctcaaaaagctttttgacGACAGTAACGCTCTCGTTCAAGCCAAGCTTGATGCGAATACTCGTTTAATGAATATCGTGTACTACGCAGAACGTTTACGTTGTGAAGTTGAAGACCAAGTGCAATCCATCGTTGAACAGTATGCTCAAGATCAAGATCAAGATATCCAGCCTTCTTCCCTGATCAAAGATGACCTCGATCCCTCTTTGTTAGACCAACCTGAATCTCCATCTCCTTCGtttcatcctttttctgttgaCAGTTCAGCCTCCTCTTATTCACTGGGTCCCAACTCTAGTAGAATTCCGGCCCTGTCTCGAACAAATTTTGAGTCAGTCACCCCGGCTGGCGAAAAAGCTATCCATTCGTCAGGTAAGAATGCTCGTCAGTACTTCCCCAACCTTGGTTCCGGTAATTCCCCTTCGAATAATTCAATTACGAGTATTCCTATCTCCTCTCGTAGAAAATCTGTCAGTACTATGAATGCAATTTACGGTGTCGGGTCCTACACCTCTGATTCTTCGCCAAAGCTGAAACCTTCTTTATCTTTAGAGCGAAGTtctttgtcaaaaaatatcGATTCCCTTGGTCAGCCTCTAAGCAAACAAGTAGGCATCTCTACTATCGCTTCTTCCAACTCTACTTCGAAGGGAAATCCTTCTATTCGAGATTATGAAATTATCAAGCCCATCAGTCGAGGAACTTTCGGTACGGTTTacctttcaaaaaagaagtctGTAGGTGAGCTCTACGCCATTAAGGTCTTACGCAAGGCGGATATGATAATGAAAAACCAAGTTGCCAACGTCAAGGCTGAAAAGGCTATTTTAATGGCGCAGGAGGAATCTCCGTTTATTGCTAAACTCTACTACGCCTTTCAGAGTAAAGATTACCTTTACCTTGTAATGGAATACATGAATGGTGGTGATTGTGCTTCTTTGTTGAAATCATTATACGCTATACCCGAGTCTTGGGTAAAGATTTATTTAGCAGAAGTGGTACTAGGTTTAGAGCACTTGCACAAGCTCGGAATTATCCATAGAGACATTAAGCCTGAAAACATATTGATGAGTTATAATGGTCACTTGAAACTTGCTGACTTTGGACTCAGTCAAATGGGTCTCAGTACAAGACAATTCCgattacaaaaagcaaaatccAGCCTATCACCTCCTAGTTATCAGTCGTTGACATATTATACAGATTCTAATGAACCACTTACAAGTTCTCCTTCAATTTTACCTGCCAATGTTGGATTTAACAGCCTTATCAGAGACTCAcccagaaagaaaagaaacgaatcttttcttttttcgtaCAAGTCAGAAAATGAAGGGTTTGAAAGCTCGAGCAGTGAATCTACTAACAAAAATGGTGAATCAGGGTCAGAGTTCGAATCTCAAAAGCGCTCGCGCGCTTTTTCTAACCAGTctgttcctttttttaaaatgtCTGATGCCCCTAGAAAATTTGTTGGGACTCCAGATTATTTGGCTCCTGAAACGATCCAAGGCAGTAATCAAGATGATATGGTCGACTGGTGGGCTTTAGGTTGTGTATCTTTTGAGTTCTTATTTGGCTATCCTCCTTTTCATTCTAATACACCTGAAGAGGTATTTGATAATATAGTTGCTAACCGAGTTAATTGGCCTGACTTGGATATGTATCCTTGTTCTGCGGAAGCACTTGATTTGATGAAATCATTTTTGATACTTAATCCTGAAGATCGAATTGGAGCCAAGGGAATTCATGAAATCAAGCAACACCCATTTTTTGAGGGAATAAATTGGAACGATATATTAAGTCACGACGCTCCGTTTGTTCCGAGCCTTGAGACGCCCCTAGATACCATATATTTCGATGATCGGGGTGCAGTTAATTCAGATGGAAATGTTACTCCATACGATGCAGTAGAGGAGGATTCTATGAACTCAGGTGAGTCCAGTCGTCGCATGCAAACATCTTTGAACCGACAGTCGCATTTTCGCGAACGAAGTCTCTCTGGTAGACGCTACCGTCGATTAAGTGAAAACATGAATGAATTTGACGAGTTTGGATCGTTTTCTTACAAAAACTTGAGTGTGCTGGATCGAGCGAATAAAAATGCTATTGACAAGATTAGATCCGATTTGAAATCCAAGCTCCACATAACACCTCCTGCTCCGTCTTCTGCTCAAAATAGCGAAGTTTCTTCTGCAAAGGGTTTTGATAATCAACAACCATATAGTCCAGGCATACCAAGCTTCTCATCTGTTTTTTCCTCTCAGGAATCTACGCCTCGAAAAGCATCGGGTGTCAGCGGCGAATACGATCTCAAAACTAAAGTAGAATCTGCCAAGCCTAATGCAACTGACTTTGTCAAACAGTTACATTTACGCAAGCATAGTGTTACAAATGCGTCAATTGCTTCTTCGGAAAGCGATGAATTTTACACCCTTGACCTTATACAAACCAATAATCTTTCAACTGATCAATTGACGACGCTAAAGTCTGATGAAATTCAGTCATCCCcaatttcttctccttcagTAAATTCTCCTACAACGCTAACTCCTATTGCTCCACTGAAAGTGGTCGTCTGTGTAGACAAAGTAAGCTCGTTTTCTGAACTTATAAGTCGTTTGAAGTCATACAAGTTTCAAGTCACAGTTGTAGATGACGAAGATAAAATCTTGAGAGTATTGATGTCtgatgaaaagttttctcTGATCTTTTTACAACTTGACTTAATTCGGATATCAGGAATCTCGATTTTGAAGATTGTTAGGTCGAGCAGTTGCCCTAACAGAAACACACCGGCAATAGCCTTACTGCCTTCCAGGATTGATATCAATGCGGCGGTCCCACGTTTGTTCGATGGCCGTTTATATCTTCCTATAAACAGTTATCTTCTTCGAGGTTATATAGCCCGACTCTGCAACCGATGA
- a CDS encoding Schizosaccharomyces specific protein, which yields MYSRVLAIAAIVTMALAVQAANSTANSTAPFGNSTSAQANSSNGTNGTNGTSGGSGSASDSSSSAASLTNFSSGAFVIAMIAVACSVMSL from the coding sequence ATGTACTCTCGTGTTCTCGCTATCGCCGCTATTGTCACTATGGCCTTGGCCGTCCAAGCTGCTAACAGCACTGCCAACAGCACTGCTCCCTTCGGCAACTCTACTTCTGCCCAAGCCAACAGCTCAAATGGCACCAACGGTACCAACGGTACTTCTGGTGGTTCTGGCTCCGCTTCTGACTCCAGCTCCAGCGCTGCCTCTCTTACCAACTTCAGCTCTGGTGCCTTCGTTATCGCCATGATTGCTGTTGCTTGCTCCGTCATGTCTCTTTAA
- the yih1 gene encoding eIF2alpha (Gcn2) kinase inhibitor (IMPACT-like protein) Yih1-like has product MEDNEAFQDELLALESIYPSCLLPISEQSYTYTLSIPDSRVHLNLQFPIEYPDSPPIVLDAYGIDKTLAEDVLLSVATGDVCIFSYIDLLKELVDIETEQEAMQNEHKKQEESDKDSPVMLDKNQYVAKTPETHQEEWKPSFDWKESQAINDRKSTFAAHATRVNSPEEVQKALEELYMNKKVAKANHNMVAYRVISQRGNVIQDNDDDGESAAGSRMGHLLTMMDAENVFVCVSRWFGGTHIGPDRFKHINSTAREAVLLTEAAPEQKKGNDDKKKKKHR; this is encoded by the exons ATGGAAGACAACGAAGCATTTCAGGATGAGCTACTTGCCTTAGAAAGTATTTATCCTTCTTGTCTTTTACCAATATCCGAGCAGAGTTATACCTACACACTGAGTATACCCGACAGCAGAGTACATCTTAACCTACAATTTCCCATCGAGTATCCAGACTCTCCACCTATTGTATTAGATGCGTATGGAATTGATAAAACCCTTGCAGAAGACGTTCTGCTGTCGGTTGCTACCGGTGATGTATGTATTTTTTCGTATATAGATTTGCTGAAAGAACTAGTGGATATCGAAACCGAACAAGAAGCCATGCAGAACGAGCACAAGaagcaagaagaatcaGACAAAGACTCACCAGTAATGCTTgataaaaatcaatatGTTGCTAAGACTCCAGAAACCCATCAAGAAGAGTGGAAACCCTCATTCGACTGGAAAGAATCACAAGCGATCAATGATAGAAAGAGTACCTTCGCAGCTCATGCCACTAGAGTTAATAGCCCAGAAGAAGTTCAAAAGGCTTTGGAAGAGCTGtatatgaacaaaaaggtAGCCAAG GCAAATCACAACATGGTTGCTTATCGTGTAATCTCTCAACGTGGAAATGTCATTCAAGacaatgatgatgatggtGAATCTGCTGCAGGATCACGCATGGGGCATTTACTAACAATGATG GATGCCgaaaatgtttttgtttgtgtCTCACGTTGGTTCGGAGGCACTCATATCGGACCTGATCGCTTCAAGCATATTAATTCTACAGCCCGTGAAGCTGTCCTTTTAACTGAAGCCGCACCTGAACAGAAAAAGGGCAATgatgataaaaagaaaaagaagcatcgATAA